GCCGCAGGCCGTGATGTCGCCGATGCGTGCGTTGGGCAGCCCTTCCGTCGCGGTGTCGAGGCTGCCCGTGATGATGGGCGTCACGCCGTGGCCCGGTATCGGGCAGACGTGCAGATCGCCCAGCCGCGCCGCGGGTCTTCCGTTGACTACGGTGCGAAGCGCTCCTGTGACGATCACGCCGCCGTGGCTGGAGATGTCACCGAGTCTCGCCTGGGGTCTTGCCATGGCTATTTTCCAGTCAGGACATGGACCAGAAAGCCGACCACGCCGCCCACGGCACCGCCGACAGTGAGCACAAGACCGACCACCTTCCACATGGTCTCGACGCCCATCTTCTCGTTCATGCCCGACTGCAGGTTCTTGATGTCGTCGGCGTGGCGGCGCAGATCGTCCTGGATGCTGCGCACCAGAAGGTCCACGTTCTCCTTGTCCGACTTCTTCTCGATTTCCCGTTCGATCTTTTCAAGCCGCGCCTGGATTTCCCGGCGGTGGTCTTCGAGTATGCTCCGGAATTCGGCCCGCCAGGATTCGAAGGTCCGTGCCAGCATCCGCTCGCTCCGGTTCCAGTCGCACGGGGCGCTGTCATGTCGGGTTTCATCCATTCGTTTTCCTCCTTCGCAGCGAATAGCGGCCGCGTATCTGCAGATCGATCTCGAACCGGTCGGACAGGCCTCGCCGTTCCAGCGCATGGACCATGGCGTCGCGTGCGCAGTGAATCTGTTCGATCC
This region of Desulforhabdus amnigena genomic DNA includes:
- a CDS encoding PAAR domain-containing protein encodes the protein MARPQARLGDISSHGGVIVTGALRTVVNGRPAARLGDLHVCPIPGHGVTPIITGSLDTATEGLPNARIGDITACGAIIVTGSLNTND